In the Desulfuromonas sp. DDH964 genome, CAACGATTGCGGTGTTGCCGACCTTCCCATCTACCCCGTGCGGGACCGGCAAGAATTCGCTCGTTACGGAAAAAATGACCGGGCCGCGGAAAAAATTTGGGAATTCAGCCGCACCCGACCGGAAATAGGCGTTTTATTCGGTAGAATGAATGCGGACACGCCCAGGAGACGGAAGAATTAATCCGCCAGGAAGGGAGCTCGAAGCTCCCGTCGGGAACAAACCAGAATATCGAGGAGGACCCAATGCAAATGCAGATCAGGCCCATGGTGTCATTCGTTGCAGCAGTCGCCCTGCTCTTCTGCTCTTTCTCCACCGCTCAGGCCGCAGAAGAGCGCAACTACCTGATGGCTACCGCCTCCACCGGCGGCACCTACTACCCCGTGGGGGTCGCCCTGTCGACCCTGGTCAAGGTCAAACTCCAGCCTACCCAGAAGATCGGTATGTCGGCAATCAGTTCGGCCGGGTCCGGTGAGAACATCAAACTGCTGCGGGATAACGAAGTTCAGTTTGCCATCCTGCAGGGACTTTACGGCGTTTATGCCTGGAAGGGGACCGGCCCGATTGCGAGCGAAGGCCCGCAGAAAAACCTGCGTTCGGTGACGATGCTCTGGCAGAACGTCGAGCACTTCGCCGTCAACCGAAAATTTGCCAAGACCGGCACCGTGGCCGACATGGTCGCCATGAAAGGGGAAACCGTTTCCCTCGGCTCGAAGAACTCCGGCACCCTCGGCTCCAATACCGTCCTGCTGGAGAACCTCGGGGTGCCGAACGTTGAAACCTATTACAATCTCATCTACGTCGGCTACGGTCCCTCGGCGGACGCCATGCAGAACGGCCAGGCTGCCGGCATGAGCATCCCGGCCGGGGTACCGGCGGGGGCGATTACCAAGGCAATGGCCAATATGGGCAGCGACCTGGCGATCCTCGATTTTACCGATGCGGAACTGGCCAAGGCCGATGGCGGCATGGATCTCTGGACCCGCTACGTGATCCCGGCCGGCACCTACCCGGGGCAGGAGAAGGATATCAACACCATCGCCCAGCCCAACTTCCTCTCGGTCCGCGCTGACGTTGATGAAGACGCCGTCTACCAGATCACCAAGACCATCTATGAAAACCTGCCGTTTCTGAATGCCATCCACAGCGCCACCAAGGCGATGGCGATCGAAAAGGCGATCGCCGGGCTGCCAATGCCGCTGCATCCGGGCGCCGCCAAGTATTACCAGGAGGTCGGCATCAAGATCCCCGCCCGCCTGCTGGCCAACTGACGATGACTGGAGCGGCCGTCCGCAAGGACGGCCGCATTTCCTTGGAGTGAAGTCGTTATGAGTGCGCCGGATTCTGCTGCCGAGTCCCTCCCCATCCCCAGCCATGCCCTCCTCTTTATCGGGGTGACGGTTTCCCTGCTCCACCTCTGGTTCAACCTGGTCACCGTCCTCTCCTCCCTGT is a window encoding:
- a CDS encoding TAXI family TRAP transporter solute-binding subunit, whose amino-acid sequence is MQIRPMVSFVAAVALLFCSFSTAQAAEERNYLMATASTGGTYYPVGVALSTLVKVKLQPTQKIGMSAISSAGSGENIKLLRDNEVQFAILQGLYGVYAWKGTGPIASEGPQKNLRSVTMLWQNVEHFAVNRKFAKTGTVADMVAMKGETVSLGSKNSGTLGSNTVLLENLGVPNVETYYNLIYVGYGPSADAMQNGQAAGMSIPAGVPAGAITKAMANMGSDLAILDFTDAELAKADGGMDLWTRYVIPAGTYPGQEKDINTIAQPNFLSVRADVDEDAVYQITKTIYENLPFLNAIHSATKAMAIEKAIAGLPMPLHPGAAKYYQEVGIKIPARLLAN